One bacterium DNA window includes the following coding sequences:
- a CDS encoding zinc-dependent peptidase, with translation MFDFFKKRRRRRLCAQPFPDTWLAHIRRNAPLCKRVPEALWPELLALTRIFVAEKNFEGCGGLEMTNEVRVTIAAQACLLLLGRETDVFPQVQSVLVYSTTFVPRMVEEYDDGVVEEYDDPLDGEAWGTGAVILAWDDVLHAAEDLKDGYNVVLHEFAHQLDLEIGDADGTPRLGPGVDPQAWADTLSREYQRHCRDVDRRRHTLLDEYGADDPAEFFAVATENYLVRPQALKRRHPDLYAQLRAYFGWEPES, from the coding sequence TTGTTCGACTTCTTCAAGAAACGCCGGCGCCGCCGGCTCTGCGCGCAGCCCTTCCCGGACACGTGGCTGGCCCACATCCGGCGTAACGCTCCGCTGTGCAAGCGTGTGCCGGAAGCGCTGTGGCCCGAGCTGCTGGCGCTGACCCGGATCTTCGTGGCCGAGAAGAACTTCGAGGGCTGTGGCGGCCTGGAGATGACCAACGAAGTGCGCGTGACCATCGCGGCGCAGGCCTGCCTGCTGCTGCTGGGACGCGAGACCGACGTCTTCCCCCAGGTGCAGTCGGTGCTGGTCTATTCCACCACGTTCGTGCCGCGCATGGTCGAGGAATACGACGACGGCGTGGTCGAGGAGTACGACGATCCCCTCGACGGCGAGGCCTGGGGCACCGGCGCGGTGATCCTCGCCTGGGACGACGTGCTGCACGCCGCCGAGGACCTGAAGGACGGCTACAACGTGGTCCTGCACGAGTTCGCCCACCAGCTCGACCTGGAGATCGGCGACGCCGACGGGACCCCCCGCCTCGGCCCCGGCGTCGATCCCCAGGCCTGGGCCGACACCCTCTCCCGCGAGTACCAGCGCCACTGCCGCGACGTGGACCGCCGCCGCCACACCCTGCTCGACGAGTACGGCGCCGACGACCCCGCCGAGTTCTTCGCCGTGGCGACCGAGAACTACTTAGTCAGGCCGCAGGCCCTGAAGCGCAGGCATCCGGATCTGTACGCCCAGCTGAGGGCGTATTTCGGGTGGGAGCCGGAGTCTTGA